A stretch of the Simiduia curdlanivorans genome encodes the following:
- a CDS encoding superoxide dismutase, protein MAIELPALPYAMDALAPHISKETLEFHYGKHHKTYVDKLNGLIPGSEFEGKSLEEIVKASSGGVFNNAAQIWNHTFYWNCLSPNGGGAASGKVAAAIDSAFGSFDKFKEAFTTSAINNFGSSWTWLVKKADGSLAIVNTSNAATPLTDAGVTPLLTVDLWEHAYYIDYRNARPTYMNAFWSLVNWEFVNANFA, encoded by the coding sequence ATGGCTATTGAACTGCCCGCGCTTCCCTACGCAATGGACGCCCTCGCGCCACACATCTCTAAAGAAACGTTAGAGTTTCATTACGGCAAGCATCACAAAACCTACGTGGATAAGCTGAATGGCTTGATCCCCGGCTCTGAGTTTGAAGGCAAAAGCTTAGAAGAGATCGTAAAGGCATCTTCTGGTGGCGTGTTTAACAATGCTGCGCAAATTTGGAACCATACCTTTTACTGGAACTGCTTGAGCCCCAATGGTGGCGGTGCAGCCTCTGGTAAAGTGGCTGCCGCAATCGACAGCGCTTTTGGCTCCTTCGACAAATTCAAAGAGGCTTTTACAACCTCTGCGATTAACAACTTCGGTTCGTCATGGACTTGGTTGGTGAAGAAGGCCGATGGCTCTTTGGCCATTGTGAACACCAGCAATGCCGCAACGCCACTGACAGACGCAGGTGTTACACCCTTGCTAACAGTGGATTTGTGGGAGCACGCCTACTACATCGATTACCGCAATGCCCGCCCAACTTACATGAACGCCTTCTGGTCGTTGGTGAATTGGGAGTTTGTGAACGCTAACTTCGCGTAA